Proteins co-encoded in one Medicago truncatula cultivar Jemalong A17 chromosome 8, MtrunA17r5.0-ANR, whole genome shotgun sequence genomic window:
- the LOC25500607 gene encoding transcription factor bHLH67 gives MERLQGPINSCFFGEVNCLDQTLLDEQSLRFEEEEQFLISSLEDNMPFLQMLQSVDSPQFFPLKEQNFQTLLRLQHMKKPWEDIAYIPRMDSQQVQGTTLEFESCVTQEMLEMQSPVKSESNKVSLSTSCIEKTSYECNQQEETKTAQSCSKSQQGTTREKRKRKRTRPVKNKEDVENQRMTHIAVERNRRRQMNDHLSVLRSLMPSSYVQRGDQASIIGGAIDFVKELEQLLESLEAQKRIKKNEDFGSSSSSSPPSYGMKLSPYEENEVKAENKSEAADIKVTLIQTHVNLKIECKKKAGQLIKVIVALENLRLTILHLNITSFESSVLYSFNLKIEEDCKLGTANDIAEAVHQIFSYINNGS, from the exons ATGGAGAGGCTTCAAGGACCCATCAATTCTTGT TTCTTTGGTGAAGTGAATTGTTTAGACCAAACATTACTTGATGAACAAAGTTTGAGATTTGAAGAGGAAGAGCAATTTCTCATATCAAGTTTAGAAGATAACATGCCATTTCTTCAAATGCTACAAAGTGTTGATTCTCCACAGTTTTTTCCTTTGAAAGAACAAAACTTTCAAACACTTTTAAGGCTACAACATATGAAAAAACCATGGGAAGACATAGCTTACATTCCTAGAATGGATTCACAACAAGTTCAAGGCACAACATTGGAATTTGAAAGCTGCGTAACACAAGAAATGTTGGAGATGCAATCACCAGTGAAATCAGAAAGCAATAAAGTTTCACTTTCAACTTCATGCATTGAGAAAACAAGCTATGAATGTAACCaacaagaagaaacaaaaacagCACAATCATGttccaaatctcaacaaggaaCAACAAgggaaaagagaaagagaaaaagaacaaGACCGGTTAAGAATAAGGAAGATGTTGAGAATCAAAGAATGACACACATTGCTGTTGAACGTAATAGGAGACGCCAAATGAATGATCATCTCAGTGTTCTTAGGTCTCTCATGCCCTCTTCATATGTTCAAAGG GGTGACCAAGCATCAATAATTGGAGGAGCAATTGATTTTGTGAAAGAGTTAGAACAATTGCTTGAATCTCTTGAAGCacaaaaaaggataaaaaagaatgaagattttggttcctcatcatcatcatcaccacctaGTTATGGAATGAAATTATCACCTTATGAAGAAAATGAGGTAAAGGCAGAAAACAAATCAGAAGCAGCAGATATAAAAGTGACATTGATTCAAACCCATGTGAACTTGAAAATTGAGTGCAAAAAAAAGGCTGGTCAATTGATAAAGGTTATTGTTGCTTTGGAAAATCTTAGGCTAACTATTCTTCACCTAAACATCACATCTTTTGAGTCTTCTGTACTCTACTCCTTCAATCTCAAG ATTGAAGAAGACTGTAAGCTAGGCACAGCAAATGATATAGCAGAAGCAGTTCATCAAATATTCAGCTACATCAATAATGGTAGCTAA